CGGTCTTCGTAGGAAATATATAATCCAGTAAACGTAATGGGAAAAAACTtgtagtatatttatttatagaaattcgAGTAccttgtaaatataaatagtactCAGTACAAGTTATTTTTGTCTCCCTGATGTCTTTGCACTACATCAGTCCCTCGTATCAGCAATTTGTTCCTCGCctccataattaatttttatcatcacaGAAAAATGAAAGAGAGAGCGAGTAACTAAAAAGATAGTGACCAACTCtcgtcaattaattttcacaaatAGGAAAGCTTTCGTTGACAGCCTGTTTCGTTTACttgcattttaaatatttttatttaactgaaaACTTTCTCCCTCGTGTGGCTTCAGTCTATCGTGAGTCTTGCGACGactgaaataaaacaaaataaataaatttacaacaaatttaaataaaacgacTAGACGGGTACTATTTTATGCAGTTGCACACGGGATTTTCTAGCCATCGCGGTCAACGAACGTCAGACACCCACGTCATTTATACActcaactttatttttgtcattactAAATATCACATTTATAACATCTGACAAGGccgtaatattttaatttatcaacgtCCGCTATTATAACGAaataatagagaaaaaaaaaaaacatcggttgcaaaattcatttatttaaataataaatctccACCTCTTGACgtcaatgtttttttaaaacgtcaGATGAAATTTgtgtgcaaaaaatttaactaaaaaaatttaaaccagCATAAAAGTCCTCagttttttattctcttctACGTCATCTTCTTATTCTCCATCTTCATCATATACTTTTGTGCTTTACTGAGTCTTGGGCACTTGGTATTGCTCATAAACTCTCATCAACGTTCTGTTGCTCTTGAAAGTCTTGATATTTCATCTTACTCTCATCCTATACTATAGCAGCCTAGACTAGAGTAAAGTGAGTATGTAGTACTTAAACTCTACGTACATTACAtacatactttataataatactCGCTCTCCGATTTACTTTACAGTTTATTGATCCACATTTTCCTTGAAGTTAAATGCCCATGATAAAAATACTGACccagaaaactaaaaatcagtaaaaatataaatatctgaCTATTGActccagtaaaaaaatattttatgtcatcatatattaattaaatttttaatttttgtttcagtTGACGGAAATTGCAGGGATGTGGCTTCAACAGGAGAACCACTAAGTTCAGTCCATGCAAGACAAGAAGAAGCTAGACGCAGACGACGTAGGAAGAATCGTTCGGGCTCGTCTTTAGTCTCGTCATGCTTCCAAggtaaacataaattttttcaacggtCTCACAATCTCTCAGTATTTAGACACTAATTAAATACAAGCTGATTATTGCTGCATCTGCGCGATAATGGGTCGGATAAAGGGGGTTCATACATGGTCATGATAGGACTGAACACGTGTGTCCGGGTTTGGTAGCACTAATTTTGGAGGAAGTTGATAAGCTCGCGTTGGATGGTGGATCTTTTGGTAGGTACTTATTGCCACAGTACTTAGTAATTGTCAAGTACCAAAAAACatctacagaaaaaattatcatgcatACGCATAGATATACAttcgttatatttatataacaacCAGAATTTAACTCAAGTTTCTCAAGTACTGGTTGAATAGAATGTAAAGAAGCGTTATGTCAGTTGCCTGAAGTTTATTTCTTTATCCAAACATTAGACTCCCTGTTTTGTTTACATTCCTCCTCATCCACAGCACAGGGTAGTcgagaataagaaaaagagCCTTGGTACTGGTACTGGTACTCTATTCAACCTGTACAGTAAAAAGCTGCTGCCGCTATAAAATCCAAGCGAGATAGCGGCGATTTGCTCACTCACTCCTCATTCCCACTTAAATATACCCAgctcatttatatatattctgtCCTGCTTTATCCTCCTCGTAGTCGTAGTCGTGGCTGTTAGCTTCTAGAACGTTCTAAACTTGATACCGGCTTTGGTCTGATTCTGCGCATGTTTGTTGGCCACCGCGACGCGAAAAGTCGAGGCCAGGAAAATTAATTGCTGATGCAGACAGAATCGACGTACGTTTACTGCAATCTGTATATGTATGCATGCATGACTACATGCTCATCTATacctatatttatatatataataaatattcagtacttatgaacaataaaatatatgtatgtatgtgtgcatGTGTCAgtaatgtgtgtgtgtgcagcGACCGAGTTTAGACAGCACCAAGACTCAGCAGTGTTGCGTCATCGGACGATGACCGAATCAATGTCCCACCTagcatacatatacatatatatattatgtacaCTACTGTTTATTTTCTCTCCATTAATTCTTTTCCCACCTTTTCCGTCTTCTGTAAGAGTTAAAAGTTTACGAGTTGAGTAGTCAAGTCATCAACCGAGCgcttaattaattctttagtATTTTTTGTCTTCATAACAAGAAATGCTACTGATATACCTTTACTTCCTTATTCTAAAAGTATTAACTCCTAAGTCACggaagatttaaataataatttataattactcatAATATGGAGAACGTTttcttgagtaaaaaaaaatttttaaattcacccatttttaattaaataattgcacTTAATATCTCTGTGCAACCGAGCGTTACATTTGTCAGAGATGCAATGTCACGTTGACCCAGTACTTTATTCCTTCTAGAACGTTATCGATTGACAaaagcattttaaaattacgacAGACAATCGCGTGATCGTATTGACTGACGCacacttgaaatattttttttttttttttttttttttttttccacataagttcataaaattttaaaatgaaaataattaatatagaaatttatgataaataaaaatcaatgaaattttattttgctacTTTCtgcgataatttttattacagtgatataataataaagtttaagtgttttttattactgtcTAACTATATATAGTTCGTTTTCATGATTTGAAATAAGTACCGAGTatgttattgataatttaaaagtttataacacataaaactttaaacgcgATTTAAAATCATTGTGTATTAACTTATTGGGATTTAGTGTAGGTAATGTATCCATTAAACCGCGAATGGAGATACAAGTACAAGTAATAATTCCATTAAAggcaatgattttttaaaattttatatgcgtAAGCAGAGAAACGAGGAAAAGATAAAGCAGTAAAtcagattttataaattaaattgtattacaATTCGACCTTTCACTTTgccgtaatttttatttttcattaaatgtcTAATTGGTTGAAATAATTGCTCTGTTGTTAGAACTGTACAAGCTGACCGGTGAAGTGCTGGGTGAGGGAGCGTACGCTTCAGTGCAGACTTGCACATCACTGTACACAGATCTAGAGTATGCAGTTAAAATCATCGACAAGATCCCCGGGCATGCTCGTACCAGAGTCTTCAAGGAGGTCGAGACTTTCCATCATTGCCAGGGTCATCCAAACATAATCCAGCTGATCGAGTTCTTTGAGGACGACGAGCGTTTCTATCTTGTCTTTGAGAAGATTAACGGAGGGCAATTGCTAAGAAGAATTCAAGAACGCGTCCACTTCAGCGAGAGAGAGGCCAGTCAAATTGTCAAGGAGATCGCTGGAGCACTAAATTTCCTCCATAAAAAAGGTTAATTACagcaattattaataacaatggATATATTCTAATTTATACCTTTCTCTCATAATTATCacgattttttattcagtacaataaaattacgactaataattattacattgtttgtttttaaaacaataggTATCGCACATAGAGACTTGAAGCCAGAAAACATTCTCTGCGTCCATCCAGACAAATTAACACCGATAAAAGTCTGCGACTTTGATCTTGGATctggtattaaatttaacaattcaCAAAGTCCACTGGCAACACCACAACTACTAACACCAGTTGGCAGCGCTGAGTTTATGGCACCAGAAGTTGTCGAAGCCTTTATTGGCGAGTCAAATTATTATGACAAACGTTGTGATTTGTGGAGTCTTGGTGTTATAATGTACATTTTATTGTGCGGATACCCACCGTTTTATGGTAACTGCGGTACTGAATGCGGATGGGAGAGAGGAGAAAATTGTCAGGCGTGTCAAGAGTTATTGTTCACCAGCATCCAGCAAGGAGATTACGATTTTCCAGCCAGAGAATGGAAAGATATTTCTGAGGATGCCAAGGACCTTATCCGCGGTCTGCTTGTTAAAGATGCACACCAGAGATTGAGTGCTGAGTGTGTTCTCAATCACCCATGGATAAATCCTGGTCCCACTATTACTGTTGCTGGCAACAGGCCACTTATTACTCCTGAAATAATAaggtcattattatttatcaatcacaattaaatttattcacgtcttcttaattaaaaattttaataaaatttatttatttgttatttagaAGGAACAATTCCGCCCGTGAACTTTCAGCATTCGCCGAGTCAGCGATGGCAGTTAATCGTGTAGTGTATCAACACTTTTCAGTGAATCATCTTGAAGATCTTGCTGAAAATTGTGAGCCGAGA
Above is a window of Microplitis demolitor isolate Queensland-Clemson2020A chromosome 1, iyMicDemo2.1a, whole genome shotgun sequence DNA encoding:
- the LOC103571239 gene encoding MAP kinase-interacting serine/threonine-protein kinase 1 isoform X2, producing MVEKILEEREDGRPEAGRVDGNCRDVASTGEPLSSVHARQEEARRRRRRKNRSGSSLVSSCFQELYKLTGEVLGEGAYASVQTCTSLYTDLEYAVKIIDKIPGHARTRVFKEVETFHHCQGHPNIIQLIEFFEDDERFYLVFEKINGGQLLRRIQERVHFSEREASQIVKEIAGALNFLHKKGIAHRDLKPENILCVHPDKLTPIKVCDFDLGSGIKFNNSQSPLATPQLLTPVGSAEFMAPEVVEAFIGESNYYDKRCDLWSLGVIMYILLCGYPPFYGNCGTECGWERGENCQACQELLFTSIQQGDYDFPAREWKDISEDAKDLIRGLLVKDAHQRLSAECVLNHPWINPGPTITVAGNRPLITPEIIRRNNSARELSAFAESAMAVNRVVYQHFSVNHLEDLAENCEPRLSTSSTDDENHPYGHMSDTSSEGSEPSKHCVAHSSSEFDSNSRRKSCSMYSILEHSDSKFIGDNRINGKDSLTHLYGLSPPSESKLMQRRIKARSNLLERRNPAIVASPSG
- the LOC103571239 gene encoding MAP kinase-interacting serine/threonine-protein kinase 1 isoform X1 — encoded protein: MGCDMAGSRTNIPNDGEETSSEVVESDEKPEVKIDGCGKESASTTSAIDGNCRDVASTGEPLSSVHARQEEARRRRRRKNRSGSSLVSSCFQELYKLTGEVLGEGAYASVQTCTSLYTDLEYAVKIIDKIPGHARTRVFKEVETFHHCQGHPNIIQLIEFFEDDERFYLVFEKINGGQLLRRIQERVHFSEREASQIVKEIAGALNFLHKKGIAHRDLKPENILCVHPDKLTPIKVCDFDLGSGIKFNNSQSPLATPQLLTPVGSAEFMAPEVVEAFIGESNYYDKRCDLWSLGVIMYILLCGYPPFYGNCGTECGWERGENCQACQELLFTSIQQGDYDFPAREWKDISEDAKDLIRGLLVKDAHQRLSAECVLNHPWINPGPTITVAGNRPLITPEIIRRNNSARELSAFAESAMAVNRVVYQHFSVNHLEDLAENCEPRLSTSSTDDENHPYGHMSDTSSEGSEPSKHCVAHSSSEFDSNSRRKSCSMYSILEHSDSKFIGDNRINGKDSLTHLYGLSPPSESKLMQRRIKARSNLLERRNPAIVASPSG